The genomic window GATCCCGAGGCGGAAGACGACCGAGGCCAGTCCGGAGAGCACCCCGACGACGACCGCGAGGGAGAAGAGCCCGGTGCGGTGGTGCCGCAGGAGGGCGAGGACGTCGTCGTGCGCACGCGCGCGCAGCGCCGGCGCGTGCCAGGGGCGCGCCGGCGCTGCGCTCCGTGAGGAGCGTCCTGAGTCCCCGCCGGTCACCGGGCGAGGTTCTCCACGGTCAGCTCGTAGCCCTCCTCGTCGGCCTCCAGGCCCCAGACCTGGCGGTAGAAGGAGAGCTCGGACTCGAGGGCGCGCCGGATGTTGGCGGCGATGCGGAAGCCGTGCCCCTCGCCGTGGAAGACCTCGAGCGCGACCGGGAGGCCCTGGGCCCGGACCGCCTCGTAGAGCTCGGTCGCCTGGTCGGCGGGGACGATCGGGTCCTCGGAGCCCTGCAGGAGGAGGAGCGGGGCGTGGATGTCGCTGATCGCGTTGATGGGGGAGCGCTCGGCCATGAGCGGGTCGTCGACCCCGTCGGCCCCGACGAGGGTCTCGATGTACCGGGACTCGAACTTGTGGGTCGTGCGCGCCATCTGCGCGAGGTCGGTGACGCCGTAGGAGGAGGTCGCGGCGCTGAACACGTCCGAGCGCTCGAGGGCGCGCAGGACGGTGAAGCCTCCGGCGCTGGCGCCGCGGACCGCGACGCGCCCGGGGTCGACCTTGCCGGCGTCGATGAGGCTCTGGGCGCCGGTGACGACGTCGTCGGGGTCGGAGACGCCCCAGTGCCCGTTGAGGAGGCGGCGGTAGCGGGTGCCGTAGCCGAAGGAGCCGCGGTAGTTGACGTCGAGGACGGCGAAGCCGCGGCTCGTCCAGTACTGGGTCGACAGGTTGTAGCCGGGCAGGCTCAGCGAGGTGGGGCCGCCGTGGACGTTGACGATGAGCGGCGGGAGCTCGCCGTCGGGCCCGGTGCAGGCGGCGGAGGCCGGCGGGTAGAAGAAGCCGTGCGCCGTCTCCCCGTCGGTGGTCTCCCAGGAGACCGGGTCCGGGAACGAGACGCCGATGGCCTCGGGCTCGAACTCGCCGGAGCCGCGCAGGACCTCGACCCTGCCGGCGCGCACCTCGATGATGCTGGGGAGCTCGAGCTCGTTGCCGGCGAGCATGACGACGCGCCCGGAGGCGGCGGCGACGTTCCCGATGGGCTGCCAGCCGACGTTCCACTCCTCGAGCTCGCCGTTGGACAGGCGGACGGTGCCCAGGTGCCAGACGCCGTTGCGGGCCCAGGAGGCGATGAGGTGCTCGTTGTCGAGGACGTCGAAGTGGTGCGGGCCGAGCTGCCAGGACGGGTAGGTGAAGGTGGCGTCGGCGGGGTGGAGGGCGCGG from Actinomyces radicidentis includes these protein-coding regions:
- a CDS encoding alpha/beta hydrolase family protein, producing MSTTAPFGTWPSPITPGTITTRTVRLSQVRVDGGDTYWVEQRASQAGRQVLLRRDAAGQTGEVLPLTPSDELVDARTRVHEYGGRAYAVDSGVIVVSHAGDGRLYRYEVAHRMRGLVPLTIYGDVRHGDLEIDTARGLVYAVREDHRGEGEPVSSLVAIPLDGSAARDDAPVRTIVSGTDFVSSPTLSPDGEHLAWITWDHPSMPWDNASLHVGDLNPDGTIGEQTVVDGGQGHSVAEPRWTEECDLIHVSNETGFWNLYRTEGFPARGTNRAGWTEHLRTRALHPADATFTYPSWQLGPHHFDVLDNEHLIASWARNGVWHLGTVRLSNGELEEWNVGWQPIGNVAAASGRVVMLAGNELELPSIIEVRAGRVEVLRGSGEFEPEAIGVSFPDPVSWETTDGETAHGFFYPPASAACTGPDGELPPLIVNVHGGPTSLSLPGYNLSTQYWTSRGFAVLDVNYRGSFGYGTRYRRLLNGHWGVSDPDDVVTGAQSLIDAGKVDPGRVAVRGASAGGFTVLRALERSDVFSAATSSYGVTDLAQMARTTHKFESRYIETLVGADGVDDPLMAERSPINAISDIHAPLLLLQGSEDPIVPADQATELYEAVRAQGLPVALEVFHGEGHGFRIAANIRRALESELSFYRQVWGLEADEEGYELTVENLAR